Sequence from the Zeugodacus cucurbitae isolate PBARC_wt_2022May chromosome 2, idZeuCucr1.2, whole genome shotgun sequence genome:
TCCCTTGAGCTAAGTGCTATCAGTGAACTGGCAGAGAGGGCGCGGTAGGCATTGATACGCGATTGTGAGTGTCGCAGCGAATCGGTTTCTTGCGAGGTGACGCACTCGTCGCAACCACATCTGAGGAGAAGAGATTTATGAGTTTTATTAACCAAGCTTAtggtaaatgaaattaaaattaatatgatgTTTGATGAAAGTGATGATTTCGAAGTTTCAAAAGTTTGCTGTCTTCAAATACTTCCAAGTTTGCATTATTTAAAGTCTCTATTCGGGAGTTTATAATAGCggtttattttgaataaatcatGACTATATCTATCAACTGTTCCAAGCTTTAatagttttaatataataacCGAATGATAACATAATCACTTCCACAAATGTCAAGTCGTCATTTGTATAGTTATTCGACCAAGGCTGTAAACTCGGAGgcagttttaaaaaaaatgtggttaTGTTTTCTTTCGTTATCATAACAATGCTAAGCGGCCGATTGCTGCTCAGCTCTGTATAAATCgagaatattttcattttttaacacttAAAGGGGTTATTTGCTATGGTTTTTAGTTGTTTATAGTTTCTGAAGAAAAACTTTTCTGAGAGTAAATATTTTCTGAGTGGTATattataaaatctataaaatttaataaaattatattatttccgaACACagatttgtagaaaaatatatatacgaacAGAAGCAGGGATTAGGGTTTTGACATACAGTGTAAAGTATCAGTACTTTATtccttattttttctatatcgATGCCGACTTTCATGGttattaactaaattaattttattaattgtaaataatttttaattgatgttTCGTGAAAGTAAAATCGATTCAAGACTTCTGTCAAATCATTCGTTGAAGATCCAACGTAGTTTACAAATATGTTAGACTGGATATTAGCGTTATCTAAAAGCTTCGCATAAATCAGTTTATATTTTACCAATTGAACAGCAGAGTACATATATAACAGACtagatatataattataagGAATGGTATTATTGCAGAATTAActccaataacaatgtcagcctcgaaatccaacgcagaatcactcttgccaacaggtgctaattTGGATTGAATATGCAATGGAAAAATAAAGTCCTTTCTcgatgaacaaaaaccaaactctacaagtcccccATCATTCCCGaactgctttatggtgcagtagAGTGGACGATTTCAACAATCGAAatgacggcactaggagttttcgagaagatttatggtcctttgaataCGGggaatggcgaataccgcaggctatgtaatagacatagttcagcgaataaaaagacagcggctaggaTTGTTCATGTTGTTCGAAAGGACGAAAACGCGCCTGcattgaaagtgttcaatgcagtacccgctggtggaagtcgaggaagagaAAGACCTCGACTCCGTGGGAAAAACCAAGCGAAGAAGGACCTGGCTtaacttgggatttccaatggGCGCCAACAGTAAAATGGAAGACGAATGGAGCTTTTGATTGTATGGAATAATATCCTCGACcacttttaaaaaaatgttgtatctTACAACTCAAGAAGATAACTGTCCTCCGAAATTGGGATAATttagtataaattaaatttctgtgGTGTGACACTAGAACTTGAAATCGTTCATTAATAACATAAAGAtgattaaattttaagttttggcCATTTTAAACGAATCAACGATATGCTTAAACCAAATGCGCACACAAGCGGAGGCAGCAATCAACTTCGAATTGTCTTACACACCTACAGCTACTTGGGATACGTCCACGTTGATCAAAAGGATTCAAACTACAATTTGTGGCAATCCGCATAAATTCGAATTATTTCAACGTCATATTATGCGGCATGCAACACCAAACAGATGACGACAGCCAGTGCAGAGGCGGCAGCCattcaaaaataatgcaaattcgCTGAAAATCACGTAAACATATGCAGGCGGATAGCGGAGCACAGGCACAGCACAAATAAGAAAACGTGCCAAACGCGACTAATTTCGGCTATAAGAACTAcgaccaacaataacaacaaaagccaaTAGATGCTATCATTCGTCAATTGTTAGAGTTGTCGCTGCATAAATATGtgtgggggtgtgtgtgtgtgtgggcaatGTGGTGTTGGTAAGCAACCAATAGTAGAGAGACGCCATGGCGTATGCATTGGCATCGCCTGTAAATGGGTCAATAGTGTAGGAGCAGatggaaaaatattacaaaactatAACGGTAGTGCTAACCAACAACACATTGACAACTGACAAACAAGCTGTCGAGTTGCAGTGGATTACAGGTATCGGAGTTGTAATGTTAATTTACTGTTTTACTCACTTCACGTCATGCGGCATCGGCAATGTGGCACCACGATCCAACAGTATTTTGAGTATCTCGTAATTGTTGCGATGCGCTGCCAATATTAATGGCGTGATGTCCGGCGTGAATGTCGACTTAGAACGGTCAACAGATTCCCAGCTCTGTAATTAGTAATTAgtacattaaaaattataatatttgccAAACATACAGACAAATATACGAACATATTTTCTACTGTATTCTGCAATAAATGGTCAGCAGTGGTATGTACTTACATAGGGCTGTCCCTCTTTGTGATGCGTTTCCTCCCACTGCAGCAATTCCTCCACGGCCTCGACGTACTCCTCGGAAATGGCATGTAACAGCGCATCGCCCACTTCGATACCACATTCCAACAGCACAATGATCAAATCGAAATTTTCATTCTCAATGGCTGAAATGAGCGCTGAGCGATTGAGCGGATCCACACAGTTTAAGTTAAACTTATCCGGTTGACCCTTGTGGTCTTCGATTATTCTAGAAAGTTCAATAAAAAGCTAGTTTATAAAGACATTTGGTTTACACTCATGCTACGCACTTCTTAACACCCTGTATGTCACCACGTTCGGCCGC
This genomic interval carries:
- the LOC105214251 gene encoding transient receptor potential protein isoform X2, whose product is MSQRKADDDPEKGEPSYNITMGEEYMLNEVEKNFILAAERGDIQGVKKIIEDHKGQPDKFNLNCVDPLNRSALISAIENENFDLIIVLLECGIEVGDALLHAISEEYVEAVEELLQWEETHHKEGQPYSWESVDRSKSTFTPDITPLILAAHRNNYEILKILLDRGATLPMPHDVKCGCDECVTSQETDSLRHSQSRINAYRALSASSLIALSSRDPVLTAFELSWELKRLQAMESEFRAEYTVR